The nucleotide sequence GGCGCGATCGGGGTTCCGCAGGTCCTCGCCTTCGGGATCCACGATCAGTTCGTCGCCGATACGGGTGTTGAAGAAATATCTGGGCATCACCGAATTCCAGTTGGCCCGCCTGTACCGGATTGAAAGCTGCACTGCACTCACAACTGCTTTATCAGGACAGGGTTCGCGACCGAATGCGCCAGGCGCAAGGCCGTATCACCAGAAAGTACTGTTCCCCTCGTAAGTTTCGCAGCGCAACATGTCCATGCTCGGGAAAATTTCACTGGCGAACTTTTGCGCCGGCAGTAATTTAACCCCCGGGCGGATACGTCCGAATTCGCGAAATGGAGAGCCAAATGGCCTGGAAAGCCCCCAAGATCGTCGAAGTGCCCTGCGGCATGGAAATCAACATGTATGTGAGCGCCACCCGCAAGTAAGCGGTTGGCGAGTATGCGTTCTGCGCCGGTGGATCTTTCGGTCACGATACGTTTCCGGAAGACATGTTCTTTGTCGGCATCCGTGTTGGCCTGAGATCCACCTCGCGACGTTGCCTCCAGGAGACGTATCATGCTTCGCGTCGTCGTCCTGGGCGCCGGGGCTGGCGGCGGAGTCCCGCAATGGAATTGCGGGTGTGAGGGTTGCCGGGCGGCCCGTGCTGGCGGACATGAGCTTCATCGAACCCAGGCCTCGGTCGCCTTCAGTGGCGACGGCGAGCACTGGTTCCTGATCAACGCCTCGCCCGATCTTCGCCAGCAATTGAATGCGACGCCGCAGCTGCATCCGAAGGAAGGCAGCCTGCGCCATACGCCTGTTGCAGGCGTGATCCTGACCAACAGCGAAGTCGACGCGGTGGCGGGCCTGCTCTCGATGCGCGAAGGCTCGCCCTTCACGGTCTATGCGCATGAGAAGGTGCTGGCGATCCTGGCGAGCAACAGCATCTTCAACGTGCTGAACGAAAAAAACGTCAAGCGCCAGCCGATCGGGATCGGCGAGCCGTTCGAGCCGCGATTGCCCGATGGCGCGCGCTCGGGGCTGGAGGTGCTGCCCTTCGCGGTGCCGGGCAAATCGGCCTGGTATCTGGAAGGCAAGGCGCATCCCGGCGGCGAGAGCGGCGACGGCGATACGCTGGGCCTGAAGATCACGGACAAGGCCACCGGCAAGTGCTTCTACTTCATCGCCGCCTGCGCCGAAATCACCGATGCGCTCAAGGCCGAGATCGATGGTGCTGCACTGGTGTTCTTCGACGGCACGGTCTGGCAGGACGACGAGATGATCAGGGCCGGGCTCGGCCACAAGACCGGCAAGAGCATGGGACATGTCGCAATGTCCGGCGGCGACGGCGCGATCGCCCGGCTGGCCGATCTCACACTCGACAGGAAGATGTTTCTGCATATCAATAACTCGAATCCGGCGCTGCTGCCTGATACGCCCGAGCGCAAGGCCACGGAGGCGGCGGGCTGGCAGATACCGGCGGATGGAACGGAGATCGTGCTGTGAATGCCGCGTCACTGACTGGAATGACTGCGCTCTCGATCGGCAAGGACATCAAGCTCACCAGCGCCGAGGAGCTGGAAGCGACGCTGCGCCATATCGGCGCGACGCGCTATCACAGCCTGCATCCGTTCCATAAGCTGCTGCACGGCGGCAAGCTCAACAAGGGCCAGGTGCAGGCCTGGGCGCTGAACCGCTACTATTACCAGAGCACGATCCCGATCAAGGACGCGGTGGTGATCTCGCGCTTCCGCGACCGCGCCACGCGCGTCGAATGGCGCCATCGCATCGAGGACCATGACGGCGATGTCGGCAGCGAGGGCGGCATCGAGCGCTGGCTCAAGCTGACCGAAGGCCTCGGCCTCGACACGGCTTACGTGGAATCGACCGAAGGCATTCTGCCGGCGACGCGCTTCGCGGTGGAGGCTTACGTCCATTATTGCCGCGAGAAGAGCCCGCTGGAGGCGATCGCATCGTCGCTGACCGAGTTGTTCGCGCCGAACCTGCACGAGGAGCGCATCTCCGGCATGCTGGCGCATTACGACTTCGTCAATCCTGACATCATGAGCTACTTCAAGCGCCGCCTGACCCAGGCGCCGCGCGATGCCGGCTTCGCGCTCGACTACGTCAAGGCGCATGCCACGACGCCGGAGCAGCGCGCGCAGGTGTGCAACGCGCTGATCTTCAAGACCAACGTGCTGTGGGTGCAGCTCGATGCGCTCCAGCATGCCTATGTCGAGGGCCACATTCCGCCGGGCGCGTTCGTGCCCAAAGAGCACTAAAAAGGCGAGCTGAGGAACAACAATGGCCGGGCCGCGGAACATCAGCGTCAGCGAGGCAAGCCGCCCGGTGCTGCCGCGGCATGCCAAGCTGAAATACGACGAGACGCGGAAGGTCTGGGTGATCCTGGCGCCGGAACGGGTGCTGGCGCCCGACGAGATCGCAGTCGAGGTCTTGCAGCTCTGCAACGGCGAGCGCAGTGTCGGCGACGTGTCCGACCAACTTGCGGCGAAATATGCCGCGCCGCGCGAGGCGATCCTGGCCGACGTCATCGTCATGTTGCAGGATCTCGCCGACAAGGGCTTCCTCACGGAGGCCCGGGAGAAGACGTCATGAGCGATGTGCTCGGCAATCCTACCATCCCACCCGACGCCAGCGACAGCCTCGCGGTGCTGGAGAAGCAACGCTCGACGGCGGAGACGTTCGGCATTCCGCTCGCGGTGCTGCTGGAGATCACCCATCGCTGCCCGCTGCAATGCCCCTATTGCTCCAACCCGGTCGAGCTCGACCGCTCCGGCAAGGAGCTGACCACGGATGAGTGGAAGAAGGTGCTGAGCGAGCTCGCCGAGATCGGCGTGCTGCAGGTCCATTTCTCCGGCGGCGAGCCGACGGCGCGCAAGGACCTCGTCGAGCTGGTCAAGCATGCCAGCGACGTGGGACTCTACACCAACCTCATCACCTCCGCCGTGCTGCTGACGCGCGAGCGGCTGAGCGATCTGGCCGATGCCGGGCTCTGCCACGTGCAGATCAGTTTCCAGGGCATCGAGGAAGGCCTCGCCGACCGCGTTGCCGGCTACAAAGGCGGGCATCGCAAGAAGCTCGAAGTGGCGAAATGGACGCGCGAGCTCGATCTGCCGCTCACCGTGAACGCGGTGATGCATCGCCAGAACCTGCACCAGCTCCCCGACATCATCCAGATGTCCGTCGACCTGGATGCAGACCGGCTCGAAGTCGCCAATGTGCAATATTACGGCTGGGCGCTGAAGAACCGCGCCGCGCTGATGCCGACGGTGGCGCAGCTCGACGAATGCACCCGCTTGGTCGAGGCCGCGCGCGAGCGGCTGAAGGGCACGCTTGCAATCGACTATGTCGTTCCCGACTATTACGCGCTGCGGCCGAAGAAGTGCATGGGCGGCTGGGGCCGGCAGTTCTTCAACATCTCCCCTGCCGGCAAGGTGCTGCCCTGCCATGCCGCCGAGAGCATCACCGGGCTCGATTTCGAATCCGTGCGCTCCAACCATTCGATCGCCTGGATCTGGCAGAACTCCGATGCCTTCAACCGCTATCGCGGCACCGGCTGGATGAAGGAGCCGTGCAAATCTTGCGAATTCCGCGAGATCGATTTCGGCGGCTGCCGCTGCCAGGCCTTCGCGCTGACGGGCGATGCCGCCAACACCGATCCGGCCTGCGCGCTGTCGCCGCTGCACGAGACCATCTTCAAGCAGGCCGAACGCGAGGCCGAGGGCGAGACCAACCGCTTCCTCTACCGCAACTTCGCCGGCGGCACTCTGGAATCCGAGAATGGTGCCTGACGCCGACGCAGGCACAGCCGCCAAACGTGCCGATCCCTTTGCACCGCTGACCTCCGACACGCTCGATGTCGGCGACGGCCATGAGCTCTATGTCGAGAGCGTCGGCCGCGCGGACGGTATCCCAGCGATCTATCTGCATGGCGGCCCCGGCTCCGGCTGCCAACCCGATCACCGCCGGCTGTTCGATCCTGACCGTTTTCAGGCCGTGCTGTTCGACCAGCGCGGCTGCGGCCGCAGCCGTCCCAAGGGATCGCGCGAGCACAACACGACGGCGCATCTCATCGCCGACATGGAGAAGATCCGCGAAAAATTCGGCATCGCGCGCTGGATGGTGGTCGGCGGCTCCTGGGGCGCGACGCTGGCGCTGGCCTATGCACAGGCGCACCCCGAGCGGGTGTCCGGCATTGCGCTGCGTGCGACCTTTCTGGGCACGCGCGCCGAGGTCGAGACGGCCTTCACCTCGCGCCTGTCGCAATTCTATCCCGCGCTCCATGAGGACTTCCTGAGCGTGCTGCCGCCAGAGGAGCGCGCCCATCCGGTGGACGCCTATTGGCGCCGCATCCTCGATGCCGATCCGGCCGTGCACGGGCCCGCCGCGCGCGCATGGCACGACACCGAGCGCGCCTTGTCGGAGCACAAGGCGGCCAAGGCCCGGCTGGACCTGACCTCTCTGAACGTCTGGCGCACGCTGCCGGCGACGCCGTTCATGGAGGCGCATTATTTCGTCAACAATTCCTTCATGAGCGTAGACCAGTTGTTGCGAAACGCGGACCGGCTGTCCGGCATTCCTGGCATCATCGTCCAGGGCCGCTACGATTTGTTGTGCCCTCCTGAGACATCGCAGCGGCTCGCGAAAGTTTGGCCCGGTTCCGAGGTCAGGATCGTGGAAGAAGCCGGACATTCGCTCTATGATGCCGGCGTGAGGGACGCGGTCATGAAGTCGATCGCGGATCTTGCCTCTAAAATCCCGCGCTAGAGATCTAAACCCTCATCCAGCGCCCTCAGCGCGCGTCTTGAAGGATGAAGGCCGAGATGCAGCAGCGGGGACCTTCATGGTTCACCCGGCGATGCGTAGCATCGTCCGGATGCTTTCACCATGAGGGGTGGACTGGGAAGGACAAGAACAATGCCGCTCGCCGGGCAAGGCATGCTGCTGACGTCGATGAATATCGACGCGGCCGACGAGGCCGAATTCAACCGCTGGTACGATCGCGAGCATCTGGAAGAGCGTGTCGCGATCGAAGGCTTCCTGGAAGCGCGGCGCTATGTCGCGCACGCCGCCAATCCCAAATATCTCTCGCTGTACTCGACCGCGACGTTAGAGGTGCTCGACAGTCCGGCCTACCGGGCGCGGCTCGCCAACCAGACCGAATGGTCGCGGCGAAGCATGGCGCATTTCAAGGACATGCTCCGCGTGGTCGCGCGCATCACCATCAGCCAGGGCACCGGCCGCGGCGCTGCGCTCGGTCTGGTGCGGCTACGCCCCACAGCCGACAATGCCGGTGCGTGGCGTGATGCACTGCAAGAAAAGTTGGCTCCGGCGGATCGCGAAGGCATCATCTCGATGCATCTGCTCGAGAGCGAGCCCGAATTGTCCGGCGCAACAGCCGACATTCCGGCCGTGCGCAACGAGGGCGCGCGCGACTGGTTCGTGCTGATCGACGGCACGCGTGTCGGCGCGGTCTCGGCCGTCATGGCCGAACGCTTCACCGGACCTGCAGCGGCGCCCTTCCCGCTGCCTGTCTCCGTCGGCACTTATGCGCTGATGTGGGACCTCGCGAAGAGCGACATCGCGCGGAGCTGAAACGCTATCCGCATCGCAACATATTGCACCGCACGCATCACCGCGCGTGGCGTTAATGCGGTGCGCGCGCAGCTCCCATGAAAGCGGGGAAGCGCGGAAATTTGCCGTTGTACTTCGGAGCGGTTCTAATAAGCTAACCTAATGACGTCATTCAGAAACCAGATCGACGCGCGTTAAGCGTTCGCCAAGCTCAAGAAAAGGCCGCGGGGTCTTTGGGCCTGCGCGGACAGGGTAGGAATGAAACCGACCGATATCGCGGCCCCCGACTACTTTCACAAAGTGGTCGATTGCCAAT is from Bradyrhizobium xenonodulans and encodes:
- a CDS encoding DUF4286 family protein codes for the protein MPLAGQGMLLTSMNIDAADEAEFNRWYDREHLEERVAIEGFLEARRYVAHAANPKYLSLYSTATLEVLDSPAYRARLANQTEWSRRSMAHFKDMLRVVARITISQGTGRGAALGLVRLRPTADNAGAWRDALQEKLAPADREGIISMHLLESEPELSGATADIPAVRNEGARDWFVLIDGTRVGAVSAVMAERFTGPAAAPFPLPVSVGTYALMWDLAKSDIARS
- the pqqA gene encoding pyrroloquinoline quinone precursor peptide PqqA, which encodes MAWKAPKIVEVPCGMEINMYVSATRK
- the pip gene encoding prolyl aminopeptidase is translated as MVPDADAGTAAKRADPFAPLTSDTLDVGDGHELYVESVGRADGIPAIYLHGGPGSGCQPDHRRLFDPDRFQAVLFDQRGCGRSRPKGSREHNTTAHLIADMEKIREKFGIARWMVVGGSWGATLALAYAQAHPERVSGIALRATFLGTRAEVETAFTSRLSQFYPALHEDFLSVLPPEERAHPVDAYWRRILDADPAVHGPAARAWHDTERALSEHKAAKARLDLTSLNVWRTLPATPFMEAHYFVNNSFMSVDQLLRNADRLSGIPGIIVQGRYDLLCPPETSQRLAKVWPGSEVRIVEEAGHSLYDAGVRDAVMKSIADLASKIPR
- the pqqE gene encoding pyrroloquinoline quinone biosynthesis protein PqqE — protein: MSDVLGNPTIPPDASDSLAVLEKQRSTAETFGIPLAVLLEITHRCPLQCPYCSNPVELDRSGKELTTDEWKKVLSELAEIGVLQVHFSGGEPTARKDLVELVKHASDVGLYTNLITSAVLLTRERLSDLADAGLCHVQISFQGIEEGLADRVAGYKGGHRKKLEVAKWTRELDLPLTVNAVMHRQNLHQLPDIIQMSVDLDADRLEVANVQYYGWALKNRAALMPTVAQLDECTRLVEAARERLKGTLAIDYVVPDYYALRPKKCMGGWGRQFFNISPAGKVLPCHAAESITGLDFESVRSNHSIAWIWQNSDAFNRYRGTGWMKEPCKSCEFREIDFGGCRCQAFALTGDAANTDPACALSPLHETIFKQAEREAEGETNRFLYRNFAGGTLESENGA
- the pqqD gene encoding pyrroloquinoline quinone biosynthesis peptide chaperone PqqD; the encoded protein is MAGPRNISVSEASRPVLPRHAKLKYDETRKVWVILAPERVLAPDEIAVEVLQLCNGERSVGDVSDQLAAKYAAPREAILADVIVMLQDLADKGFLTEAREKTS
- the pqqB gene encoding pyrroloquinoline quinone biosynthesis protein PqqB, which produces MLRVVVLGAGAGGGVPQWNCGCEGCRAARAGGHELHRTQASVAFSGDGEHWFLINASPDLRQQLNATPQLHPKEGSLRHTPVAGVILTNSEVDAVAGLLSMREGSPFTVYAHEKVLAILASNSIFNVLNEKNVKRQPIGIGEPFEPRLPDGARSGLEVLPFAVPGKSAWYLEGKAHPGGESGDGDTLGLKITDKATGKCFYFIAACAEITDALKAEIDGAALVFFDGTVWQDDEMIRAGLGHKTGKSMGHVAMSGGDGAIARLADLTLDRKMFLHINNSNPALLPDTPERKATEAAGWQIPADGTEIVL
- the pqqC gene encoding pyrroloquinoline-quinone synthase PqqC; translation: MTALSIGKDIKLTSAEELEATLRHIGATRYHSLHPFHKLLHGGKLNKGQVQAWALNRYYYQSTIPIKDAVVISRFRDRATRVEWRHRIEDHDGDVGSEGGIERWLKLTEGLGLDTAYVESTEGILPATRFAVEAYVHYCREKSPLEAIASSLTELFAPNLHEERISGMLAHYDFVNPDIMSYFKRRLTQAPRDAGFALDYVKAHATTPEQRAQVCNALIFKTNVLWVQLDALQHAYVEGHIPPGAFVPKEH